The Anoxybacillus flavithermus genome has a segment encoding these proteins:
- a CDS encoding DNA (cytosine-5-)-methyltransferase, whose translation MIVIDLFTGAGGLSEGFHEEGYKIVAQIEKEKWACETLKTRLIYHFLNKNNDLELYFEFLRKSFNYKTLDQDRMMIFKKYPELKEKINYEILNRKFGNPANEREATSSSDIIKEIYASLKYNNATSVDLIIGGPPCQVYSVIGRSRLKEAANRDSRNYLFYYYLNIVKEFQPKAFVFENVPGILTAKDGQIFSVIQEEFDNIGYTILSGNDPEHKNNIIDFSDYGVFQRRKRVVLFGFKKELNYTYPDFSRFTEYWNEEKNTRNVIGDLPSLSPREGEDLKLIEYPLQNNSELSEYQKKMRENSMGITNHKARAVRDHDRMIYRIAIEYSNQGIQLKYNELPKDLKTHQNEESFLDRFKVHNWNEIPHTIVAHIAKDGHYNIHPDIKQARSLTVREAARIQGFPDNYKFEGPRTAQFVQVGNAVPPIMSRVIAKAVKHLLTSH comes from the coding sequence ATGATAGTAATTGATCTTTTTACAGGGGCAGGTGGGTTAAGTGAAGGATTTCATGAGGAAGGCTATAAAATTGTAGCCCAAATTGAAAAAGAAAAATGGGCATGCGAAACTCTAAAAACCCGGCTGATATATCATTTTTTAAACAAAAACAATGATTTAGAACTTTATTTTGAATTTTTAAGAAAATCTTTTAATTATAAGACTTTAGATCAAGATCGAATGATGATTTTTAAGAAATATCCTGAACTAAAAGAAAAAATAAATTATGAAATTCTAAATCGAAAATTTGGCAATCCTGCAAATGAACGTGAAGCGACTTCTTCATCTGATATCATTAAAGAGATATACGCATCTTTAAAGTATAATAATGCAACAAGTGTCGATTTAATTATTGGGGGACCACCATGTCAAGTATATTCAGTTATTGGAAGAAGTCGTTTAAAAGAAGCTGCTAATAGAGATTCGAGAAATTACTTGTTTTATTATTATTTAAATATTGTAAAAGAATTCCAACCTAAGGCTTTTGTATTTGAAAATGTTCCTGGTATTTTAACAGCTAAAGATGGACAGATATTTTCGGTTATTCAAGAAGAATTTGATAACATCGGGTATACAATACTATCTGGTAATGATCCTGAACATAAGAACAATATTATTGATTTTTCTGACTATGGAGTTTTCCAAAGAAGAAAAAGGGTAGTATTATTTGGTTTTAAGAAAGAACTCAATTATACTTACCCAGATTTTTCTCGCTTCACAGAATACTGGAATGAAGAAAAAAATACAAGGAATGTTATTGGTGATTTACCTTCGCTATCTCCTAGAGAGGGAGAAGATTTAAAGTTAATAGAGTATCCATTACAAAACAATAGTGAACTTTCTGAGTATCAGAAAAAAATGCGAGAAAATAGTATGGGGATTACGAATCATAAAGCACGAGCTGTTCGAGATCATGATCGAATGATTTATAGGATAGCTATAGAATACTCGAATCAAGGCATTCAATTAAAATATAACGAGTTACCTAAGGATTTAAAAACCCATCAAAATGAGGAATCGTTTTTAGACCGATTTAAAGTGCATAATTGGAATGAGATCCCTCATACTATTGTAGCTCATATTGCTAAAGATGGACATTATAATATTCATCCGGATATTAAGCAAGCACGCTCGTTGACTGTACGTGAAGCTGCAAGAATTCAAGGTTTTCCCGATAATTACAAATTTGAGGGACCTAGAACAGCACAATTTGTACAAGTAGGGAATGCTGTTCCTCCTATTATGTCAAGGGTAATTGCTAAAGCAGTTAAACATTTACTAACGTCACACTAA
- a CDS encoding DNA helicase: MEASKYRELRQMIVEALKRDLIGPDHNAQDILNEPPTQAYLTGILHPLDKEEVEEDWEELLGSAVNEEEINKNDNSIADEVVERNIQGRSKKLKKQSTMGIRFYTKREEADFNVLIRWGKYQKKEEINQDGRKKVLYVRDAKEEKIPFNYYMLENEKKEFLVAEHLKLVIICRSIKNTNNLLFSVFLRNISTNKGDAFFQVEFEIFNSEGKAIFIAENIARPHLSKQPFEEFIYRNKPTFAKGFGCAASWEAKNEERAYRLKTEFIPTHEVNKMKTELPYSPKYGDIPENFLSIKYFSEETNQQKVIARLNNLADRYEEWINSLSLYEIAEQDQAKQNIDDCRFALRRIRNGIQLLNDQKVFDAFVFMNKVMHVQSAMKAFSKNKTSLEEEIGKEHFNWRPFQIAFILLNLEGIVNPQSNDRKIVDLLWFPTGGGKTEAYLGLAAFLLGYRRLSATMEQHFEKDGGVTIFIRYTLRLLTTQQRDRLLRMICACEYIRQTDPKKRLGKSEYSVGFWVGGQVTVNELKELTVSNYKSEENVKADYKKLERQIISCPCCGSNDLVYKMLPNEDINTKKEGFRIFCSNDRCHFSQTHIPVYLIDEEIYRRLPTVVISTVDKFARLPWDERTAALFGKVDRYCERCGYIANGEEHSSHRKPKADVNPIKPFHPPELIIQDELHLITGPLGSIYGGYETAIEELCSYSLENGERIKPKYVVATATIQNAAEQIKRLYARKEMKQFPPSGLEAEDSFFAKEIPIEEEPFRLYSGICVSGHSMKTVLVRVYAVLLQFTENLKDNPEYSGFLDPYRTLIGYFNSIRELGGAVRLLDDDIKKRLQIITNKYKFPSQRYVKKYRELTSRIPSYKIPEVLGELEREMGNEELDVVLATNMISVGMDVDRLGLMVVTGQPKQTSEYIQASSRVGRKFPGLVITVYNPYRPRDMSHYQNFKGYHSRLYYHVEGTTATPYASRARDRFLHAITVALLRLNNPELATNKSAKNIKYMDLSNIRKIIEERTLIVEKKNVDDTLSELNQFLDSWIKDSELQTDLEYYFFASNKQAMRNARNKNRLLRRYWEKELRKTEKPTLDSMREIETTSGLKLYDKEWWLK; this comes from the coding sequence ATGGAAGCCAGTAAATATAGGGAATTACGTCAAATGATAGTAGAAGCCTTGAAAAGAGATTTAATAGGTCCAGACCATAACGCACAAGATATCTTAAACGAACCTCCAACACAGGCTTATTTAACAGGTATTCTACACCCTTTGGATAAAGAAGAGGTAGAAGAAGACTGGGAGGAGCTTTTGGGTTCGGCAGTAAACGAGGAAGAAATCAATAAAAATGATAACTCTATCGCAGATGAAGTGGTTGAAAGAAATATTCAAGGCCGTTCTAAGAAGCTAAAAAAACAATCTACCATGGGAATTAGATTTTATACTAAACGAGAAGAGGCAGACTTTAACGTGTTAATACGTTGGGGGAAGTATCAGAAAAAAGAGGAAATTAATCAAGACGGGCGTAAGAAAGTATTATACGTTCGGGATGCAAAAGAAGAAAAAATCCCCTTTAATTATTATATGTTAGAAAATGAAAAAAAAGAGTTTCTAGTTGCGGAACATCTTAAGCTCGTTATTATTTGTAGAAGTATTAAGAACACAAACAACCTTCTTTTCAGTGTTTTTTTGAGAAACATAAGTACAAATAAAGGGGATGCGTTTTTCCAAGTAGAATTTGAAATATTCAACAGTGAAGGTAAAGCCATTTTTATTGCGGAGAATATCGCACGCCCTCATTTATCAAAACAACCATTTGAAGAGTTCATTTACAGGAATAAACCGACTTTCGCTAAGGGCTTTGGATGTGCTGCGAGCTGGGAAGCAAAAAATGAGGAGCGGGCATATAGATTGAAGACTGAGTTTATTCCTACACATGAAGTAAATAAAATGAAAACGGAATTACCGTATAGCCCGAAATATGGGGATATCCCTGAAAATTTCCTTTCCATTAAATATTTTTCTGAGGAAACAAATCAACAAAAAGTAATTGCTCGATTAAACAATCTAGCAGATCGTTATGAAGAATGGATAAACAGTTTATCATTGTATGAAATCGCAGAGCAAGATCAAGCTAAACAGAATATAGACGATTGCAGGTTTGCATTGCGTAGAATTCGTAATGGAATCCAACTTTTAAATGACCAAAAGGTTTTTGATGCATTTGTTTTCATGAACAAAGTAATGCATGTTCAAAGTGCGATGAAGGCTTTTTCAAAAAATAAAACAAGTCTAGAAGAGGAAATCGGAAAAGAGCATTTTAATTGGAGACCTTTCCAAATAGCCTTTATTCTCCTTAATTTAGAGGGAATTGTGAACCCTCAATCAAACGATCGGAAAATTGTTGATTTATTATGGTTTCCTACAGGTGGCGGAAAAACAGAAGCATATTTAGGATTAGCAGCATTTCTTTTAGGATATAGACGGCTAAGTGCGACAATGGAACAACATTTTGAAAAAGATGGTGGAGTTACTATCTTTATTAGATATACTCTTCGCTTATTAACGACTCAACAGCGTGATCGCTTACTTCGAATGATTTGCGCTTGTGAATATATTCGTCAAACCGATCCAAAAAAACGACTTGGTAAAAGTGAATATTCAGTAGGATTTTGGGTTGGAGGTCAAGTAACAGTTAACGAGTTAAAAGAACTAACAGTTTCTAACTATAAAAGCGAGGAAAATGTTAAAGCAGACTATAAAAAGCTAGAGAGACAAATTATAAGTTGTCCATGTTGTGGTTCAAATGATTTAGTGTATAAAATGTTACCTAATGAAGATATAAACACTAAAAAAGAAGGATTTAGAATTTTTTGTAGTAATGATCGATGCCATTTCTCACAAACCCACATTCCTGTTTATCTAATTGATGAAGAAATTTACAGAAGACTACCAACTGTAGTGATTTCAACAGTTGATAAATTTGCTAGATTACCTTGGGATGAAAGGACAGCTGCTCTATTTGGCAAAGTAGACCGCTATTGCGAACGTTGCGGTTATATAGCAAATGGGGAAGAACATTCTTCACATCGAAAACCAAAGGCTGATGTGAATCCGATAAAGCCTTTCCATCCACCGGAATTAATTATTCAGGATGAGCTTCACTTAATCACAGGACCATTAGGTTCGATATATGGTGGCTATGAAACGGCAATTGAGGAGTTATGTAGTTACTCTTTAGAAAATGGTGAGAGAATAAAACCAAAGTATGTTGTCGCTACCGCAACCATTCAAAATGCTGCTGAACAAATTAAACGTCTATACGCTAGAAAAGAAATGAAACAATTTCCACCATCAGGTTTAGAAGCAGAAGATTCATTTTTTGCAAAAGAAATTCCAATCGAAGAAGAACCATTTAGATTGTATAGTGGGATATGTGTTTCTGGTCATTCCATGAAGACAGTTTTAGTACGTGTGTATGCCGTTCTTCTTCAATTTACAGAAAATTTAAAAGATAACCCTGAATACTCAGGATTTCTTGATCCTTATCGTACATTGATTGGTTATTTCAATAGTATACGAGAACTTGGTGGTGCTGTTCGGTTATTGGACGACGATATAAAGAAAAGATTACAAATTATTACAAATAAATATAAATTTCCGTCTCAACGTTATGTAAAAAAATATAGAGAATTAACATCACGTATTCCTTCATATAAAATTCCTGAGGTTTTGGGAGAATTAGAAAGAGAAATGGGAAACGAAGAGCTTGACGTTGTCCTAGCCACCAATATGATTTCAGTTGGTATGGACGTTGATCGACTCGGCTTAATGGTAGTAACAGGACAACCAAAGCAAACATCGGAATATATTCAAGCATCTAGCCGGGTAGGAAGAAAGTTTCCTGGATTAGTGATCACTGTTTATAATCCATATCGCCCGCGAGATATGTCTCATTACCAAAACTTTAAAGGATACCATAGTCGCCTATATTATCATGTTGAGGGAACGACCGCTACTCCTTATGCATCACGAGCAAGAGACCGGTTTTTACATGCGATAACAGTTGCCTTACTTCGGCTAAATAATCCAGAACTAGCAACAAATAAGAGTGCAAAAAACATAAAATACATGGATCTTTCAAATATAAGGAAGATAATCGAGGAAAGAACTTTAATTGTAGAGAAAAAAAATGTAGATGATACTTTGAGTGAATTAAATCAGTTTTTGGATAGCTGGATTAAAGATAGTGAGCTTCAAACAGATCTTGAATACTATTTTTTCGCTTCAAATAAACAAGCGATGAGAAATGCTAGAAATAAAAATCGTTTGCTTAGAAGGTATTGGGAGAAAGAGTTAAGAAAGACTGAAAAACCAACACTAGATTCCATGAGAGAAATTGAAACAACAAGCGGTTTAAAACTTTATGATAAAGAATGGTGGTTAAAATGA
- a CDS encoding site-specific integrase yields MMNFDKLIKEKKKGFYFRIDVGKDPATGKRKQASFGPFRTKTEAKKELLKIKAQVDDGSYFKESTEDFPMFMERWFNTSYKRTVEITTAKSREYVIRNHIMKYFQHKKINEITTFDIDSFYVDKLDNGYSGAYIRQMHNLLNQAFDQAVKWALVKVNPVKNAKPPKVKSEEKITWTVDEVNRFLNLIKDSSMEIPYLLAIFTGMRRGEVLGLKWDDVDFENKKIRIKRSLCFVSGKGLIFKEPKTKKSKRQISISQHVVDVLKKHKQKQEFQKEKLGVQYQDNNLIVCTDDGKPLDPRNLLRQFYRLIEEANVPRISFHDLRHTHATILMQQGENPKVVSERLGHSRVGITLDLYSHVSDDLQEQAAEKFENALLKQS; encoded by the coding sequence ATGATGAACTTTGACAAGCTAATCAAGGAAAAGAAAAAAGGATTTTATTTTCGAATCGATGTAGGAAAAGATCCAGCTACTGGTAAGAGAAAGCAAGCAAGTTTCGGACCGTTTCGTACAAAGACTGAAGCGAAGAAAGAACTTCTTAAAATTAAAGCCCAAGTCGATGATGGAAGTTATTTTAAAGAAAGTACAGAAGATTTTCCAATGTTCATGGAGCGGTGGTTTAACACCTCTTACAAAAGAACAGTAGAAATAACTACCGCCAAAAGCAGAGAATATGTAATCAGAAATCATATTATGAAGTATTTTCAACATAAAAAAATTAATGAAATTACAACATTTGATATTGACAGTTTTTATGTAGACAAGTTAGACAACGGGTATTCAGGTGCATATATCCGACAAATGCATAATTTGCTCAATCAAGCATTTGATCAAGCGGTAAAATGGGCATTGGTTAAAGTGAATCCTGTAAAAAATGCTAAACCGCCCAAAGTGAAAAGTGAAGAAAAAATTACATGGACAGTGGATGAGGTAAATCGATTTCTGAATCTGATTAAAGATAGCTCTATGGAGATCCCTTACCTTCTTGCGATTTTCACAGGAATGCGACGTGGAGAAGTTTTAGGACTAAAATGGGATGACGTGGATTTTGAGAATAAGAAAATCCGCATCAAGCGCAGTTTATGCTTTGTCTCAGGCAAAGGATTAATTTTTAAAGAGCCTAAAACAAAAAAATCGAAAAGGCAAATTTCGATTTCTCAACATGTTGTAGATGTATTAAAAAAACATAAACAAAAACAAGAATTTCAGAAGGAGAAATTGGGTGTTCAATACCAAGATAACAATTTAATTGTCTGCACTGACGACGGAAAACCTCTTGATCCACGAAACTTGTTACGACAATTTTATCGCTTGATCGAAGAAGCAAATGTGCCACGTATAAGCTTCCATGATTTGCGGCATACACATGCAACCATCTTAATGCAGCAAGGCGAAAATCCAAAAGTGGTTAGCGAGCGCTTGGGGCATTCCCGCGTCGGTATAACTTTAGATTTATACTCACATGTCAGCGATGATTTACAAGAACAAGCGGCAGAGAAATTTGAAAATGCCTTGTTAAAACAGAGTTAG
- a CDS encoding phosphohydrolase, which yields MRRVTLTDIFLHPITQKYLKRSGVAHAIATAYHAYRLALQYGVNVDLATKAALLHDIGHYEWYSNGTWDYETYKQNDIHAIKGAERAHKLLIRLGEHPQHAKEIALAILLHTDSYLPEGELKRKPLQTIVKLADEADEEPGGKHHYRQIDDELALKKIQQLDRMVEQQLQRNALDQIS from the coding sequence ATGAGACGTGTCACATTAACTGACATCTTCCTTCACCCCATCACCCAAAAATATTTAAAACGTTCAGGCGTCGCGCACGCCATCGCTACCGCATATCATGCGTATCGCCTTGCCTTGCAATATGGAGTGAATGTTGATTTAGCGACAAAAGCCGCATTGCTTCACGATATCGGGCATTATGAATGGTACTCTAATGGAACATGGGACTATGAAACATATAAACAAAACGACATTCATGCGATTAAAGGGGCGGAGCGAGCGCATAAACTGCTTATTCGACTCGGTGAACATCCTCAACACGCCAAAGAAATCGCCCTCGCCATTTTGCTTCATACCGATTCGTATCTTCCAGAAGGAGAACTAAAACGAAAACCGCTTCAAACGATCGTGAAACTTGCCGATGAAGCAGATGAAGAACCAGGCGGCAAACATCACTATCGCCAAATCGATGACGAACTCGCTTTGAAAAAAATTCAACAACTCGATCGCATGGTCGAACAACAACTACAACGTAATGCTCTCGACCAAATTAGCTAA
- a CDS encoding cystathionine gamma-synthase (catalyzes the formation of cystathionine from L-cysteine and O-succinyl-L-homoserine) — protein sequence MEWQTQLLHNKWRVDTQTGAVSVPIHHASTFHQFDFDTFGKYDYSRSGNPTREALEETIAELEGGVSGFAFASGMAAISTAFLLLSKGDHVLITDDVYGGTYRIITDVLSRFGIEHTFVDMTDLDAVARHIRPNTKVIYMETPSNPLLKITDIRGVVKLAKAHGCLTFLDNTFATPLLQRPLDLGVDVVLHSATKFLAGHSDVIAGLAVVKDERLAKQLRKLQYSFGAVLGVQDAWLVLRGLKTLHVRLEHSSRSAMQLAQFLHRHPKVAHVYYPGLSHHDGHVIHREQARGFGAVLSFELEDEQAVRTFVQHAHILIFAVSLGAVESILSYPAKMSHAAMPKAERIRRGITDGLLRISVGLEAIDDLIADFEQALSYV from the coding sequence ATGGAGTGGCAAACGCAATTGCTTCACAATAAATGGCGAGTGGATACACAAACAGGGGCAGTGAGTGTCCCGATTCATCATGCGTCGACATTTCATCAGTTTGATTTTGATACGTTTGGAAAATATGATTATAGCCGTTCTGGCAATCCAACGCGTGAGGCGCTTGAGGAAACGATTGCGGAACTGGAGGGGGGCGTCAGCGGTTTTGCGTTCGCATCGGGCATGGCGGCCATTTCTACGGCATTTTTATTATTGTCAAAAGGCGATCACGTACTGATTACCGATGACGTATATGGTGGAACGTATCGCATCATCACGGACGTATTGAGCCGATTTGGCATTGAACATACGTTTGTTGATATGACCGATTTAGATGCGGTGGCGCGTCATATTCGTCCAAATACAAAAGTCATTTATATGGAAACGCCGTCCAATCCGCTTTTGAAAATTACAGATATTCGTGGGGTTGTGAAGCTTGCGAAAGCGCACGGTTGTTTGACGTTTTTAGATAATACGTTTGCGACCCCTTTGTTGCAGCGTCCGCTTGATCTCGGCGTCGATGTCGTTTTGCATAGCGCAACGAAATTTTTAGCAGGTCATAGCGATGTCATTGCTGGACTTGCGGTTGTGAAAGACGAGCGTCTCGCAAAACAGCTTCGCAAACTGCAATATTCGTTTGGGGCAGTGCTCGGTGTGCAAGATGCGTGGCTTGTGTTGCGTGGATTAAAAACGTTGCACGTTCGGTTAGAGCATTCGTCTCGTTCAGCTATGCAATTGGCGCAATTTTTACATCGTCATCCGAAAGTGGCACATGTATATTATCCAGGGCTTTCGCATCATGATGGACACGTCATTCATCGCGAACAAGCGCGCGGGTTTGGGGCGGTGTTGTCGTTTGAATTGGAAGATGAACAAGCGGTGCGGACGTTCGTCCAACATGCGCACATTCTCATTTTTGCGGTTAGTTTAGGGGCGGTCGAATCGATTTTATCGTATCCAGCGAAAATGTCGCATGCGGCGATGCCGAAAGCGGAACGCATTCGTCGCGGCATTACGGACGGTTTGTTGCGCATAAGCGTCGGACTTGAGGCGATCGATGATTTAATCGCTGATTTTGAACAGGCGTTATCGTATGTATAG
- a CDS encoding cystathionine gamma-synthase (catalyzes the formation of cystathionine from L-cysteine and O-succinyl-L-homoserine): MSHVETILAQIGNRSETVTGTVNPPVYFSTAYRHEGIGQSTGYDYIRTGNPTRRIVEEAIAQLEEGDQGFACSSGMAAIQTLFALFESGDHFLVSADLYGGTYRLFEKGWKKYGLSFTYVDFRDLDAVKAHVTDKTKAIFLETPTNPLMQEADIEAVATFAKQYGLLLIVDNTFYTPVLQRPLTKGADIVIHSATKYLGGHNDVLAGLIVAKGKELCEQLAMYHNAIGAVLSPFDSWLLIRGMKTLALRMRQHEQNAKAIYEFLTKHEDVTDVLYPGRGGMLSFRVRDEKWINPFLRSLTLITFAESLGGVESFITYPATQTHMDIPEDVRIANGVCNRLLRFSVGIEHEDDLIADLTQAFQRMKEV, from the coding sequence ATGAGTCATGTGGAAACGATATTAGCGCAAATTGGCAATCGAAGCGAGACGGTGACAGGGACGGTCAATCCGCCTGTCTATTTTTCAACAGCGTATCGGCATGAAGGGATCGGACAGTCGACAGGGTACGATTACATTCGTACAGGAAACCCGACGAGACGTATTGTCGAGGAGGCGATTGCGCAGTTAGAAGAAGGAGATCAAGGGTTTGCATGTAGCTCAGGCATGGCGGCGATTCAAACGTTGTTTGCGTTGTTTGAAAGCGGCGATCATTTCCTCGTTTCGGCCGATTTATATGGCGGAACGTATCGGCTATTTGAAAAAGGGTGGAAGAAATACGGTTTGTCGTTTACATACGTTGATTTTCGCGATCTCGATGCGGTAAAGGCGCATGTGACGGACAAAACGAAAGCGATTTTTTTAGAAACGCCGACAAATCCGCTTATGCAAGAGGCGGATATTGAAGCGGTGGCAACGTTTGCGAAGCAATATGGGTTGCTTCTTATTGTTGATAATACGTTTTACACCCCTGTGTTACAAAGGCCATTAACGAAAGGGGCGGACATCGTCATTCATAGCGCAACGAAATATTTAGGCGGGCATAACGACGTGCTTGCCGGGCTCATTGTTGCCAAAGGAAAAGAGCTATGCGAGCAACTCGCGATGTATCATAACGCGATCGGGGCGGTGTTATCACCGTTTGATTCATGGCTGTTAATTCGCGGCATGAAGACGCTTGCGCTGCGCATGCGTCAGCACGAACAAAACGCGAAAGCCATTTATGAATTTTTAACAAAACACGAAGATGTGACCGATGTGTTATATCCGGGAAGAGGCGGCATGTTGTCGTTTCGCGTGCGCGATGAAAAGTGGATCAATCCGTTTTTGCGCAGTTTAACGCTCATTACGTTTGCCGAAAGTTTAGGCGGTGTCGAAAGTTTTATTACGTATCCTGCGACGCAAACGCATATGGATATTCCAGAGGATGTTCGCATCGCCAATGGGGTATGTAATCGACTGTTACGTTTTTCTGTCGGCATTGAACACGAGGATGATTTAATTGCTGATTTAACACAAGCGTTTCAACGCATGAAAGAGGTGTAA
- a CDS encoding cupin, whose protein sequence is MYYYYPHYVYPMYPYPIMPYPLPREHTKDYGPNPFVIQIEEATKRNNMFRTTLWTGPHLQVTLMSLRVGEDIGVEIHRDVDQFLRIEQGEGIVRMGKRKNEWTFERRVTDGSAIFVPAGTWHNVINIGNVPLKLYSIYAPPQHPAGTVHPTKADALAAE, encoded by the coding sequence ATGTATTATTATTATCCGCATTACGTGTATCCAATGTATCCATATCCGATCATGCCTTATCCGCTTCCACGAGAACATACGAAAGATTACGGACCGAACCCGTTCGTTATCCAAATTGAAGAAGCGACGAAACGAAACAATATGTTTCGTACGACGTTATGGACAGGTCCGCATTTACAAGTGACGTTAATGAGCCTTCGTGTCGGGGAAGATATTGGGGTGGAAATTCATCGCGACGTCGATCAATTTTTACGTATTGAACAAGGCGAAGGGATTGTACGGATGGGAAAAAGGAAAAATGAATGGACGTTTGAAAGACGCGTGACGGATGGCTCTGCCATTTTTGTCCCTGCAGGAACGTGGCATAATGTGATTAACATAGGGAACGTTCCGCTAAAATTGTATTCCATCTATGCACCGCCACAACATCCAGCGGGTACCGTCCATCCGACAAAAGCCGATGCTCTTGCGGCGGAATGA
- a CDS encoding large-conductance mechanosensitive channel: MWQEFKKFAVRGNVIDLAVGVIIGGAFGKIVSSLVNDIIMPLFGLILGGIDFSGLSWKVGEAEVKYGAFLQTVVDFLVIAFSIFLFVKLLNNLHERIKKQEETKQTAPTMTKEQQLLTEIRDLLKQQKETP, translated from the coding sequence ATGTGGCAAGAATTTAAAAAATTCGCAGTACGTGGCAACGTCATCGACTTAGCTGTCGGGGTCATTATCGGTGGGGCGTTCGGGAAAATCGTTTCTTCTCTCGTCAACGACATCATTATGCCGCTCTTTGGTCTTATTTTAGGCGGCATTGATTTTAGCGGGTTATCTTGGAAAGTCGGCGAAGCGGAAGTGAAATACGGGGCGTTTCTTCAAACCGTCGTTGACTTTTTAGTTATCGCCTTTTCGATTTTTCTATTTGTCAAACTTTTAAACAACTTGCACGAGCGAATCAAAAAACAAGAAGAAACGAAACAAACCGCACCAACGATGACAAAAGAACAACAACTACTCACAGAAATTCGCGATTTGTTAAAACAGCAAAAAGAAACACCGTAG